Proteins encoded in a region of the Armatimonadota bacterium genome:
- a CDS encoding stage II sporulation protein M, whose product MNEEAILRNRVDGWHRLGELSDKADLGFKRLTGEETVEFVRLYRKASADLSFLATQTSNAEVVSYLNGIVARAYGLLYRAPTRPFAEWAAEGVRSGAQTFRKNAWAFFLAFALFFGSNGVGYAIGRYRPDVRSEIVSPDMEHNFDAWKQGKFERRAGGENMAMTAFYASNNPRAGVLANALGVASFGVLTAYQLFMNGVTTGILAADMASVGKLGFLVSSIMPHGVSEIGGFLVTSAAGFVMARSMLAPGRQKRTESIRSAGKEAVVLLLTGTTMIVCAAPIEGFFSFNPAVPQAVKVAFAVVALLGWTAYFVGFARDDRQASSQKSA is encoded by the coding sequence ATGAATGAAGAGGCCATCCTGAGAAACCGTGTCGACGGGTGGCACCGCCTCGGAGAGCTGTCCGATAAGGCCGACCTCGGGTTCAAGCGGTTGACCGGCGAAGAAACGGTGGAGTTCGTCCGGCTTTACCGCAAAGCCTCCGCCGACCTCTCTTTCCTCGCCACTCAGACCAGCAACGCCGAAGTCGTCTCCTATCTGAACGGGATCGTGGCCCGTGCTTACGGGCTCCTCTACCGGGCTCCGACCCGCCCTTTTGCCGAATGGGCCGCCGAGGGCGTCCGTTCAGGAGCCCAGACGTTCAGGAAGAACGCCTGGGCGTTCTTCCTGGCGTTCGCCCTGTTCTTCGGTTCGAACGGGGTCGGTTATGCGATCGGCCGCTACCGTCCGGACGTCAGATCGGAAATCGTGTCGCCCGACATGGAACACAACTTCGACGCCTGGAAACAGGGCAAGTTCGAGCGACGGGCCGGGGGCGAGAACATGGCGATGACGGCCTTTTACGCCTCCAACAACCCGCGTGCGGGTGTTTTGGCGAACGCACTCGGTGTCGCCAGCTTCGGCGTCCTGACGGCCTACCAGCTTTTCATGAACGGGGTCACGACGGGGATCCTCGCGGCCGACATGGCCTCCGTCGGCAAGCTCGGCTTTCTCGTGTCGTCGATCATGCCTCACGGCGTGAGCGAGATCGGCGGGTTCTTGGTGACGTCGGCAGCCGGGTTCGTCATGGCCAGGTCCATGCTCGCCCCTGGCCGTCAGAAGCGCACCGAATCGATCCGATCGGCGGGTAAAGAGGCCGTCGTCCTCCTCCTGACAGGCACCACCATGATCGTCTGCGCCGCTCCCATCGAAGGGTTCTTCAGCTTCAACCCGGCCGTGCCCCAAGCCGTCAAAGTCGCGTTCGCGGTCGTCGCGCTCCTCGGTTGGACCGCGTATTTCGTCGGATTCGCCCGGGACGACAGGCAGGCCTCTTCTCAGAAATCGGCCTGA
- a CDS encoding VTT domain-containing protein: MNDHSLIEIVLHLDKHLGAIIATYQGWTYGILALCIFCETGLVITPFLPGDTLLLAAGLFANPIHKGLNITILIPLLIAASILGDNTNFWIGRAVGKRLFSNPKSKVFNAKHLEKTRAFYLKHGKKTIIMGKWVAIVRTVAPFVAGMEAMPYAMFFPLSVISSVIWVVVCTLLGYYLGEIPLVRDNFEWVILGVLGITFAIIVLEVWRHKKQSRADARDKLAQTEPS, encoded by the coding sequence ATGAACGATCACAGCCTCATCGAGATCGTCCTTCACCTGGACAAGCACCTCGGCGCCATCATCGCCACGTACCAGGGATGGACTTACGGCATCTTGGCGCTGTGCATCTTCTGCGAGACCGGCCTCGTCATCACGCCGTTCTTGCCGGGAGACACGCTCTTGTTAGCCGCGGGGCTCTTCGCCAATCCCATTCATAAAGGGCTCAATATCACGATCCTGATCCCGCTCTTGATCGCGGCGTCGATCCTTGGGGACAACACGAATTTTTGGATCGGAAGAGCGGTCGGCAAAAGGCTCTTCAGCAACCCGAAGTCGAAGGTGTTCAACGCGAAACACCTGGAGAAGACCCGCGCCTTCTACCTGAAGCACGGCAAGAAGACGATCATCATGGGCAAATGGGTCGCGATCGTCCGGACGGTCGCCCCGTTCGTAGCCGGTATGGAAGCCATGCCGTACGCCATGTTCTTCCCCCTCAGCGTGATCTCGTCGGTCATCTGGGTCGTCGTCTGCACCCTGCTCGGGTACTACCTAGGGGAGATCCCGCTCGTGCGCGACAACTTCGAGTGGGTGATCCTAGGCGTCCTTGGGATCACGTTCGCCATCATCGTTCTCGAGGTCTGGCGGCACAAGAAACAGTCCCGTGCGGACGCGCGTGATAAACTGGCCCAGACCGAACCGTCGTAA
- the fabZ gene encoding 3-hydroxyacyl-ACP dehydratase FabZ yields MNVTEIMEVLPHRYPMLLVDRILELEPGKRAIGLKNVTVNESFFQGHYPGKPIMPGVLIIEAMAQAGAVILLTFEEYKGFVPVIGAIDEVKLRRPVVPGDTLISDVELLWIKRGVGRIRGVCTVDGQTAASMEMTFKLLPPGT; encoded by the coding sequence ATGAACGTCACCGAGATCATGGAGGTGCTGCCGCACCGCTACCCGATGCTGCTGGTCGACCGCATCCTTGAACTCGAGCCAGGAAAGCGGGCTATTGGGCTCAAGAACGTCACCGTCAACGAGTCGTTCTTCCAAGGACACTATCCCGGTAAACCGATCATGCCCGGGGTCCTGATCATCGAGGCGATGGCCCAGGCCGGAGCGGTGATCCTGCTCACGTTCGAGGAATACAAGGGTTTCGTCCCCGTGATCGGTGCGATCGACGAAGTGAAGCTCCGACGTCCCGTCGTTCCTGGCGATACGTTGATCTCGGACGTCGAACTCTTGTGGATCAAACGAGGGGTCGGTCGCATCAGAGGCGTCTGTACGGTGGACGGTCAGACGGCGGCCTCGATGGAAATGACCTTTAAGCTGTTGCCACCAGGGACATAG
- a CDS encoding HIT domain-containing protein, giving the protein MTERLWAPWRFDYVRQASAVESGQCLFCEVLNAPSDRDGLVLYRGDKAYVMLNAFPYTSGHVMVAPYRHGNDVQALDESELLDVGRLVQRAVGWLKTAYRPEGFNIGANVGSAAGAGIPQHLHWHVVPRWAGDTNFMTAVGNVRVIPQDLRETWDKLRAVIEAE; this is encoded by the coding sequence ATGACCGAACGCCTTTGGGCGCCCTGGCGTTTCGACTATGTCCGTCAGGCAAGTGCCGTCGAATCCGGCCAATGCCTCTTCTGCGAGGTTTTGAACGCGCCGAGCGACCGCGACGGTCTCGTCCTTTATCGGGGGGACAAGGCGTACGTCATGCTGAACGCCTTTCCTTATACAAGCGGGCACGTGATGGTCGCACCGTATCGGCACGGGAACGACGTCCAAGCCCTGGACGAGAGCGAACTCTTGGACGTAGGAAGGCTCGTCCAGCGTGCAGTAGGATGGCTGAAGACGGCGTATCGGCCGGAGGGCTTCAACATCGGGGCCAACGTCGGTTCGGCGGCGGGCGCCGGTATCCCGCAACACCTGCATTGGCACGTGGTGCCGCGCTGGGCCGGGGACACGAACTTCATGACCGCTGTCGGAAACGTCCGGGTCATCCCGCAAGACCTCCGCGAAACGTGGGACAAGCTGCGTGCCGTCATCGAGGCCGAGTAG
- a CDS encoding FAD-dependent oxidoreductase, producing the protein MNVAIVGAGIMGLCTARELLKRGHQVTLFEQIRPGNTQGSSHGRSRIVRQAYPDQFYTEILLEGHEMWHDLEKDLGRKLIHEVGLLSIGRHDSSEIVHELDTLDNLNVPHRVLTDVDIKTVCPQMALKHDEIAVMTLSAGWADVPAVLEGLLKAVQDRGADYVEGKVTDLRALNGFDRVVLTTGAWVTKFLDLDLRVTLQTVVYLDFETQGPVWIDYSDPMLYGFPSEPDASTTKIGFHPPGPETDPEDVERIPQEDAMALMIDRARSRFPRAACTATVVEALGCLYTVSTNEDFRLGWVDRRVLFASPCSGHGFKFGPWIGRLIAQVTLGEETLDRWPRFAP; encoded by the coding sequence ATGAACGTCGCCATCGTCGGTGCCGGGATCATGGGACTTTGCACCGCCCGGGAACTGCTCAAGCGCGGCCATCAGGTCACGCTCTTCGAGCAGATCCGACCGGGGAACACACAAGGGAGTAGCCACGGCCGCTCGCGCATCGTTCGGCAGGCTTACCCCGATCAGTTCTATACGGAGATCCTGCTCGAGGGCCACGAGATGTGGCACGACCTTGAGAAGGACTTGGGGCGCAAGCTGATCCACGAGGTCGGGCTCCTGTCGATCGGACGGCACGACTCGTCCGAGATCGTGCACGAACTGGACACGTTGGACAACCTGAACGTCCCGCACCGGGTCTTGACAGACGTCGATATTAAAACGGTCTGTCCACAGATGGCTCTCAAACATGATGAAATCGCAGTCATGACTTTGAGCGCTGGATGGGCCGACGTCCCCGCCGTCTTGGAGGGGCTTTTGAAGGCCGTCCAAGATCGGGGCGCCGACTATGTCGAGGGAAAAGTCACCGACTTGAGGGCCCTAAACGGCTTCGACCGCGTCGTCCTGACCACCGGCGCGTGGGTGACAAAGTTCCTCGACCTCGATCTTCGAGTGACGTTGCAGACCGTCGTCTATCTGGACTTTGAAACCCAGGGGCCGGTTTGGATCGACTACTCCGATCCCATGCTCTACGGCTTTCCCAGCGAACCGGACGCTTCGACGACCAAGATCGGCTTCCATCCGCCTGGCCCCGAGACCGATCCGGAAGACGTCGAACGGATACCACAAGAAGATGCAATGGCGTTAATGATCGACCGTGCGCGTTCGAGGTTTCCACGGGCCGCCTGCACCGCGACCGTAGTCGAAGCCTTGGGGTGTCTCTACACCGTGTCCACGAACGAAGACTTTCGGCTCGGCTGGGTCGATCGTCGTGTGCTCTTCGCCAGTCCGTGCAGCGGGCACGGGTTTAAGTTCGGCCCGTGGATCGGCCGTTTGATCGCACAGGTCACGCTTGGCGAGGAGACTCTTGACCGTTGGCCGAGGTTTGCGCCTTGA
- the lpxA gene encoding acyl-ACP--UDP-N-acetylglucosamine O-acyltransferase: MAKIHPSAVVEQGAELAADVQVGPFCYVESGVTIGAGTKLISHVTVRGGTTIGQRNIFAQGAVIGGDPQDRKWAGEPTFLRIGDDNNCHEYVTIHRATGEGQTTVVGDRNYFMAFVHLGHNVVVRNDVTMANSVGVSGHVTVEDMVTVGGMTGIHQFVRIGRLAMVGGMSRIVRDVPPFMLVEGLEQTVHDINAVGLRRLGVTQDSRLALHKACKLLFKSKLGLSNAMEIVQREVKPTYEVEYLMWFLERLFRGKNGRGDQNIEPHPPPPSDPGLAAQVPSGSR, from the coding sequence TTGGCGAAGATCCACCCGAGCGCGGTCGTAGAACAGGGCGCCGAACTGGCGGCTGACGTCCAGGTCGGGCCGTTCTGCTACGTCGAGTCGGGCGTGACGATCGGGGCCGGGACGAAGCTGATCTCGCACGTCACCGTCCGAGGCGGGACGACGATCGGGCAACGCAACATCTTCGCCCAGGGCGCCGTGATCGGCGGCGATCCTCAAGACCGGAAGTGGGCCGGTGAGCCGACCTTCCTGAGGATCGGCGACGACAACAACTGCCACGAGTACGTCACGATCCACCGCGCGACGGGAGAAGGGCAGACGACGGTCGTCGGCGACCGCAACTATTTCATGGCCTTTGTGCACTTGGGCCATAACGTCGTCGTCCGGAACGACGTGACGATGGCGAATTCGGTCGGCGTCAGCGGGCACGTCACGGTCGAGGACATGGTGACGGTCGGGGGTATGACCGGGATCCACCAGTTCGTCCGTATCGGACGGTTGGCCATGGTCGGCGGAATGTCCAGGATCGTCCGCGACGTCCCCCCGTTCATGCTCGTCGAAGGTCTCGAGCAGACCGTCCACGACATCAATGCCGTGGGACTCCGCCGCCTCGGCGTCACCCAGGATTCGCGTTTGGCCCTCCATAAGGCCTGCAAGCTCCTGTTCAAGTCGAAACTCGGACTGTCGAACGCGATGGAGATCGTCCAGCGCGAAGTGAAACCCACGTACGAGGTCGAGTACCTCATGTGGTTCCTCGAGCGGCTGTTCCGCGGAAAGAACGGCCGAGGCGACCAGAACATCGAGCCGCACCCTCCGCCCCCGAGCGATCCGGGCCTGGCGGCGCAGGTACCCTCCGGTTCACGATGA
- a CDS encoding uracil-DNA glycosylase encodes MEGLKVQALACTSCGLCERRRNVVFGEGNPSAPLVIVGEGPGDEEDKTGRPFVGRAGKLLDQALLDNGLTREHVYICNTVKCRAADWSSGRPQNRPPSDSEAATCRQWLMPQLEAIGPEVILCVGAPSSRNLIKKDFKITVERGRFFQSALARAILATLHPAYILRNQGAASDGGYSLLVADVKKAFEAAVKLREKHGPRFSGPPNGGSALSVAETVRQGSDI; translated from the coding sequence CTGGAAGGACTCAAAGTTCAAGCCTTGGCTTGCACGTCGTGCGGGCTGTGCGAACGTCGCCGGAACGTCGTGTTCGGCGAAGGGAACCCTTCGGCACCGCTCGTCATCGTCGGCGAAGGCCCTGGCGACGAAGAGGACAAAACGGGGCGGCCCTTCGTCGGGCGTGCGGGCAAGCTGCTCGACCAGGCGCTCCTCGACAACGGTCTGACACGCGAGCACGTGTACATCTGCAACACGGTCAAATGCCGGGCCGCCGATTGGTCGTCGGGCCGGCCCCAGAACCGCCCTCCATCCGATAGCGAGGCTGCGACGTGCCGACAATGGCTGATGCCGCAACTCGAGGCGATCGGCCCGGAAGTGATCCTGTGCGTCGGGGCGCCGAGCTCCCGCAACCTGATCAAAAAGGACTTCAAGATCACCGTGGAACGGGGCCGGTTCTTCCAGTCGGCTCTGGCGCGGGCGATCCTGGCGACCTTGCACCCTGCCTATATCCTTCGGAACCAAGGAGCGGCAAGCGACGGGGGCTACTCCCTTCTCGTCGCGGACGTGAAAAAGGCCTTTGAGGCGGCGGTCAAACTCCGGGAGAAGCACGGCCCGCGGTTCAGCGGGCCGCCGAACGGCGGATCCGCACTGTCCGTCGCCGAGACCGTTCGACAGGGGTCGGACATTTGA
- a CDS encoding FAD-binding oxidoreductase — protein MSKLVRGLGTKTFFLPDSSGPFLDAGAGRSEIVDVSPEDQTVTVGTGTRIDDLQHELARYGQTLPIPTDDWGALLRGVPGTVGGLIGANLPHALAAQCGGVKDWLLHAEVWFKGGPASSGAKVVKSVAGYDVHKLYVGSWGSLGPVLEATLRTWPIRALPKVEAVRHSEWGGGPFWAVRTLRSMFSTYEMGVGSILASDPASCTLWVDSEPPRPGEGWVLGPAGHRWPEPSAPRLTSRLKAVFDPEGEWR, from the coding sequence GTGAGCAAGTTGGTCCGCGGCCTTGGAACGAAGACGTTCTTCCTACCGGACAGTTCCGGGCCCTTCTTAGACGCCGGAGCGGGACGCTCCGAGATCGTCGACGTGAGTCCGGAAGACCAGACGGTGACCGTCGGAACGGGCACCCGGATCGACGACTTGCAGCACGAACTCGCCCGGTACGGCCAGACCTTGCCGATCCCGACCGACGACTGGGGCGCGCTGCTTCGCGGCGTTCCCGGTACGGTCGGAGGTCTGATCGGCGCCAATCTGCCGCACGCCCTTGCGGCTCAGTGCGGAGGAGTCAAGGACTGGCTCCTGCACGCCGAAGTCTGGTTCAAGGGCGGCCCTGCCTCCTCTGGGGCCAAAGTCGTCAAGAGCGTGGCCGGGTACGACGTCCACAAGCTCTACGTGGGGTCGTGGGGTTCCCTCGGGCCGGTGCTCGAAGCGACGCTCCGGACATGGCCGATCCGGGCTTTACCGAAGGTCGAGGCGGTCCGGCACAGCGAATGGGGCGGGGGGCCCTTCTGGGCCGTGAGGACGTTGCGGAGCATGTTCTCGACGTATGAGATGGGCGTGGGGTCCATCCTTGCCTCCGACCCGGCCTCGTGTACACTTTGGGTCGATTCGGAGCCACCCCGACCGGGCGAGGGTTGGGTCTTGGGGCCGGCCGGACACCGCTGGCCCGAGCCTTCCGCCCCTCGGCTCACGTCCCGCCTGAAGGCCGTGTTCGACCCCGAAGGAGAGTGGAGATGA
- a CDS encoding 1-acyl-sn-glycerol-3-phosphate acyltransferase: MTTGDIIPQWYWFAAWVARTLFFQAMGGCRVVGKENVPREGPVLVAPVHCSHLDPPLVGSTCPRMLRFMAKEELFRNALFGKLIRSLGAFPVKRGESDAAAIRRALQWLQGGEAVLVFPEGGRNDGETMNAVLPGTSVLAKRSGAAIVPVGLGGTAVMFPRGARRPKRGRTTVVYGRPFTFDEAAPSGDRDEFARFLSERIAEACREAGLELRTSDATRDRSGSRRLRTPSSSPDPEADGS; this comes from the coding sequence GTGACAACTGGGGACATTATACCGCAGTGGTATTGGTTCGCCGCATGGGTGGCGCGCACCCTGTTCTTTCAAGCCATGGGAGGGTGCCGTGTCGTCGGGAAGGAGAACGTGCCGCGCGAAGGGCCGGTCCTTGTCGCTCCGGTCCATTGTAGTCACCTGGACCCGCCCCTCGTGGGCAGCACGTGCCCGCGGATGCTCCGGTTCATGGCAAAGGAAGAACTGTTCCGGAACGCCCTTTTCGGAAAGCTGATCCGTAGTCTTGGAGCGTTTCCGGTCAAACGTGGGGAAAGCGATGCTGCCGCCATCCGTCGTGCCCTCCAATGGCTTCAAGGCGGCGAAGCCGTTCTGGTGTTCCCGGAGGGGGGAAGGAACGACGGCGAGACGATGAACGCGGTCTTACCCGGGACGTCGGTCTTGGCCAAGCGGAGCGGTGCAGCGATCGTCCCCGTGGGGCTCGGAGGGACGGCCGTGATGTTTCCTAGAGGAGCCCGGCGACCGAAACGGGGCCGGACGACCGTGGTCTACGGGCGGCCGTTCACGTTCGACGAGGCGGCGCCGAGCGGCGACCGGGACGAGTTCGCCCGGTTTTTGTCCGAACGGATCGCGGAAGCGTGCCGGGAAGCGGGGCTCGAACTCAGAACTTCTGACGCAACGAGAGACCGAAGTGGGTCCCGTCGGCTTCGAACACCGTCTTCAAGTCCAGACCCGGAAGCGGACGGATCCTGA
- a CDS encoding putative N-acetylmannosamine-6-phosphate 2-epimerase — translation MTTTEFLAVLKECPLIASVQASPGSPLDDPETLLKLAKASLMQGVKVLRLEGVENIKRIKGETGVPVIGLIKRKYPDSEIYITPTMREVEELLETGCEVIAMDCTGRSQPGGETLEPMLAKVRAAGRIALADCDSQAMFLRAKLCGFDIVSSTLAGYTDQDCGSPRPDLLLVREHRSGLPLLAEGRFDQESQVKAALATGAIGVVIGSAINDAYKQTAKFVSATRRPQSAVGAVDIGGTWMRFATFGPDWKPGPIVRIPLPDSNEVRKSWILEQCQNAGVAKVGIATGGTIDPRTGKMHETKDTIPDNVGYSFREGLRAFPLNDGLAAAWGHACAPIGIGEKTFTISLGTGVGAGYVVREELLTAWNGRYPRVNDLFLPGGLTVEESLGGKIAARLHSDDEKLGYYRVFESVLALVHDLFMPDGIVVCGGVAASDWFQKLAEDEELHEHACSLSPFGEDAGLYGAAALALWPPIGVFSR, via the coding sequence TTGACGACCACCGAATTCCTTGCCGTCCTCAAGGAGTGTCCGCTGATCGCGTCGGTGCAAGCCTCCCCCGGCTCGCCTCTGGACGATCCCGAAACGCTCCTCAAATTGGCAAAAGCTTCGCTGATGCAAGGGGTGAAGGTGCTACGGCTCGAGGGCGTCGAGAACATCAAGCGGATCAAAGGTGAGACCGGCGTTCCTGTGATCGGGCTGATCAAACGCAAGTATCCCGACTCCGAGATCTACATCACGCCGACGATGCGCGAGGTCGAAGAGTTACTGGAAACAGGTTGCGAGGTCATCGCGATGGATTGCACGGGACGGTCGCAACCGGGTGGGGAGACCTTGGAGCCCATGCTGGCAAAGGTCCGTGCGGCCGGAAGGATCGCCCTCGCCGACTGCGATTCGCAGGCCATGTTCCTTCGTGCGAAGCTCTGCGGCTTCGACATCGTCTCCTCAACGCTCGCCGGTTATACAGACCAAGACTGCGGGTCCCCCCGACCGGACCTACTATTGGTCAGGGAACATCGCTCAGGTCTACCGTTGCTCGCAGAAGGTCGCTTCGATCAGGAGTCCCAGGTGAAGGCTGCGTTGGCAACGGGAGCGATCGGTGTCGTCATCGGCTCAGCGATCAATGACGCCTACAAGCAGACGGCGAAGTTCGTCTCCGCGACCCGGAGACCGCAGAGTGCGGTCGGGGCGGTCGACATCGGTGGAACCTGGATGAGGTTCGCCACGTTCGGCCCTGACTGGAAGCCAGGACCTATCGTTCGGATCCCTCTACCCGATTCGAACGAAGTCCGGAAGTCTTGGATCCTTGAGCAGTGCCAGAACGCCGGAGTCGCTAAGGTCGGGATCGCGACGGGCGGGACGATCGATCCCAGAACGGGCAAGATGCATGAAACGAAGGACACCATCCCGGACAACGTGGGATATTCCTTCCGCGAGGGACTCCGCGCCTTTCCCTTGAACGACGGACTTGCCGCAGCATGGGGGCACGCTTGTGCTCCGATCGGAATCGGAGAGAAGACGTTCACGATCTCACTCGGCACCGGTGTCGGGGCGGGCTACGTCGTTCGTGAAGAACTACTGACGGCGTGGAACGGCCGTTATCCAAGAGTCAACGACCTCTTTTTGCCCGGCGGCCTGACGGTCGAAGAGTCTTTGGGCGGCAAGATCGCTGCCAGGCTCCATTCAGATGACGAAAAGTTGGGATACTACAGGGTGTTCGAGTCGGTCTTGGCCCTCGTCCACGATCTTTTCATGCCAGACGGAATCGTCGTCTGTGGAGGCGTCGCCGCGAGCGATTGGTTTCAGAAGCTGGCCGAAGACGAGGAGCTTCATGAACATGCCTGTAGCCTTTCACCGTTCGGTGAAGACGCCGGACTCTACGGCGCAGCAGCCCTTGCGCTCTGGCCCCCGATAGGTGTGTTCTCACGATGA
- a CDS encoding RNA polymerase sigma factor RpoD/SigA, translated as MIRHEAYEHGDDIPSYLGRLTQAPLLTFEEEVELAKASQAGSAEARQRLIESNMRLVINIAKSYHSRTVPLEDLIQEGAIGLMHAVQRFNPARGFRFSTYATHWIRQAIGRAIDNKSKAIRLPAHVSQTLRKIERARAKVFREIGREPTSDQIASELGISSKRLQQFIQSSQELLSLDMKVGDNENTTLGSLIKDGNCSDPEEIVLNGEFVEELHEVLMELNERERRVMTYRLKFSESEMSDVRDELCEELQVSRERVRQIEVQAIKKLRRLAQTRKLNDLLSP; from the coding sequence ATGATCCGTCATGAGGCGTACGAGCACGGTGATGACATCCCGAGCTACCTTGGCCGGTTGACCCAGGCCCCCCTCTTGACGTTCGAGGAAGAGGTCGAGTTGGCGAAAGCCTCTCAGGCCGGTTCGGCCGAAGCCAGGCAGCGCTTGATCGAGTCCAACATGCGGCTCGTCATCAACATCGCGAAGTCGTACCACTCGCGGACCGTCCCGCTCGAAGACCTCATCCAGGAAGGCGCCATCGGCCTGATGCACGCCGTCCAAAGGTTCAACCCCGCACGAGGCTTCCGTTTTTCTACCTACGCCACACACTGGATCCGGCAGGCCATCGGTCGCGCGATCGATAACAAGTCCAAGGCGATCCGGCTTCCCGCCCACGTCTCGCAGACGCTCCGCAAGATCGAACGGGCCAGGGCCAAGGTCTTCCGTGAGATCGGCCGCGAGCCGACGTCCGACCAGATCGCCAGCGAACTCGGGATCAGCAGCAAGCGTCTGCAGCAGTTCATCCAGTCGTCCCAGGAACTGCTCTCGCTCGACATGAAGGTCGGCGACAACGAGAACACGACGCTCGGCAGCCTCATCAAAGACGGCAACTGCTCCGATCCCGAGGAGATCGTCCTCAACGGCGAGTTCGTCGAAGAGCTCCACGAAGTCTTGATGGAACTCAACGAACGGGAACGCCGGGTCATGACGTACCGCCTGAAATTCAGCGAGTCGGAGATGAGCGACGTCAGGGACGAACTGTGCGAGGAACTGCAGGTCAGCCGCGAACGGGTCCGCCAGATCGAGGTGCAGGCGATCAAGAAATTGCGCCGTCTGGCCCAGACGCGAAAACTCAACGACCTCCTGAGCCCGTAG
- a CDS encoding acyl-CoA/acyl-ACP dehydrogenase produces the protein MNDVLDRAEKFLSTRVAPNANAIDRDPEELRKALQGMCDEGLMALRRPRTFGGPELPEPEFRTFQESVARRSGSLAFLQTQHQSAGSMIAKGENAALAQEYLPLMADGRKLVGIGFSQLRRPGPPILTAEPHADGFLLSGHVPWVTGWTFYPEFLIGAALPDGSAVFGIVPFVDSPGITFSEPMKLAAMESPLTVTADLAGLTLTDDRVAFVKPPGWIHQNDLINITIQGFFAVGCALAGLDVVWRAYEKKRTDFLRTAHQKLEAEVLACREAMVKAQETSTEDVTTAEKLRVRAWAIELAARCAHAGVAASSGAANSIDHDAQRVYREALVYTVSAQTAPIMEATLERLSRSG, from the coding sequence ATGAACGACGTCCTTGACCGCGCCGAAAAGTTCCTTTCGACCCGCGTCGCCCCGAACGCGAACGCGATCGACCGTGATCCCGAAGAACTTCGTAAAGCGTTGCAGGGCATGTGCGACGAAGGCCTGATGGCCCTTCGAAGACCTCGGACGTTCGGTGGGCCCGAGCTTCCTGAACCGGAGTTCAGGACGTTCCAAGAATCCGTGGCCCGGCGGTCCGGATCACTCGCCTTCCTTCAGACCCAACACCAAAGCGCCGGCAGCATGATCGCCAAAGGCGAGAACGCGGCGCTGGCCCAAGAATATCTGCCCCTCATGGCCGACGGTCGAAAGCTCGTCGGCATCGGCTTCAGCCAACTGCGCCGCCCCGGTCCGCCGATCCTCACCGCCGAGCCCCATGCTGACGGCTTTCTCTTAAGCGGCCATGTGCCATGGGTGACGGGTTGGACCTTCTATCCGGAGTTCTTGATCGGAGCGGCGTTACCGGACGGGAGCGCCGTGTTCGGCATCGTTCCCTTCGTCGATTCTCCAGGGATCACTTTCAGCGAGCCGATGAAACTGGCGGCCATGGAGTCACCGTTGACGGTCACTGCCGACCTCGCTGGTTTGACCCTGACCGACGATCGGGTCGCTTTCGTCAAGCCGCCTGGCTGGATCCATCAGAACGACCTCATCAACATCACGATCCAAGGGTTCTTCGCGGTCGGATGCGCTCTCGCCGGCCTTGACGTGGTCTGGCGGGCGTACGAGAAGAAGCGGACGGACTTCTTGAGGACCGCGCACCAGAAGCTCGAAGCCGAGGTCTTGGCGTGCCGAGAGGCCATGGTGAAAGCCCAGGAGACCTCGACGGAAGACGTCACGACCGCCGAAAAGCTCCGAGTCCGTGCGTGGGCGATCGAACTCGCGGCCAGGTGCGCCCATGCGGGCGTCGCGGCGAGCAGCGGAGCGGCCAACAGCATCGACCACGATGCACAACGGGTGTACCGTGAGGCACTCGTCTATACCGTCAGCGCCCAAACGGCCCCGATCATGGAGGCCACGCTCGAACGCCTCTCCCGAAGCGGGTAA